Proteins co-encoded in one Kribbella qitaiheensis genomic window:
- a CDS encoding VOC family protein, translated as MEIYGIDHVEMYVGDAKQAAFYLANAFGLQVHGQGGPETGLADQRSLLLRESAVQIVLTSGLAASHPAAEYVQRHGDGVAVVGMEVDNAAVAYTELLARGAVSVSEPVTYTDELETTVVVAEVAGFGDVIHRLVERHGPRREFLPGAITISEPAGMPDEKLFSEIDHLAICVPSGQLKPTTEFYEKVFGFLPIFEEYIEVAGQGMESTVVQSPSTHVTFTLIEPDETRRPRPDQRLPHLARGRRRTAHRPADQRHRRGRRHPGRPRRQLPRVPVHVLRRAAGPGRRGGDTAGRPAGAGNPGRQGPLGSAAADLHRVHARPPHAVPGDHRAARCDDVRQRQHQGSVRGQGARARRS; from the coding sequence ATGGAGATCTACGGGATCGACCACGTGGAGATGTACGTGGGCGACGCAAAGCAGGCGGCGTTCTACTTGGCCAACGCCTTCGGTCTGCAGGTGCACGGCCAGGGGGGCCCGGAGACGGGACTGGCCGACCAGCGCTCGCTGCTGCTGCGGGAGAGCGCCGTACAGATCGTGCTGACCTCGGGGCTGGCCGCCAGTCACCCGGCTGCCGAGTACGTGCAGCGCCACGGTGATGGTGTCGCCGTGGTGGGCATGGAGGTGGACAACGCCGCCGTGGCCTACACGGAGTTGCTTGCCCGCGGCGCCGTATCGGTGTCCGAGCCGGTCACCTACACGGACGAGCTGGAGACCACTGTCGTGGTCGCGGAGGTCGCGGGCTTCGGTGACGTGATCCACCGGCTGGTCGAGCGGCACGGACCGCGGCGGGAGTTCCTGCCCGGCGCGATCACCATCAGCGAGCCGGCCGGGATGCCGGACGAGAAGCTGTTCAGCGAGATCGATCACCTGGCGATCTGCGTGCCGTCCGGCCAGTTGAAGCCGACGACCGAGTTCTACGAGAAGGTGTTCGGGTTCCTGCCGATCTTCGAGGAGTACATCGAGGTCGCCGGGCAGGGGATGGAGTCGACGGTCGTCCAGAGCCCGTCGACCCACGTCACCTTCACCCTGATCGAGCCGGACGAGACCCGCCGGCCCCGGCCAGATCAACGACTTCCTCACCTGGCACGCGGGCGCCGGCGTACAGCACATCGCCCTGCGGACCAGCGACATCGTCGAGGCCGTCGGCACCCTGGCCGGCCGCGGCGTCAACTTCCTCGCGTCCCCGTCCACGTACTACGACGCGCTGCCGGGCCGGGTCGGCGAGGTGGAGACACCGCTGGAAGACCTGCAGGAGCTGGGAATCCTGGTCGACAAGGACCACTGGGGTCAGCTGCTGCAGATCTTCACCGAGTCCATGCACGTCCGCCGCACGCTGTTCCTGGAGATCATCGAGCGGCGCGGTGCGATGACGTTCGGCAGCGGCAACATCAAGGCTCTGTACGAGGCCAAGGAGCGCGAGCTCGCCGGAGTTGA
- a CDS encoding beta-ketoacyl-[acyl-carrier-protein] synthase family protein, with the protein MTAVTITGMGLLTPVGRGVPAVFDALLHGKSGISRPPADHPVANSVELAGFLGPIDPGTIASGPDGKVMDRTVILAQLTAEDALADAGLVVGENVDPERIGIIIGGVGGMATLEQQVITRVERGRVSVSPYLLTGILPNMPAARVAIRFGLRGYTSSVGTACASGAQAIADAVRLIRCGEADVVICGASEAPLFPTFAETFGNARALARGWDDPTQASRPFDLRRNGFVLSEGAGLLVLESAEHAIARGASGYADVAGYGVNADAHHPTAPRPDGTGAAACMRRAFASGRVVPEQVGYVNAHGTSTKLGDVAETVAIGLAFNGSGPAVSSTKALTGHMLGTSGVVEAAASALAVNTGLLPPTYNLDDPDPACGLDHVRKEPREVRLEYALSNSFGFGGQNVSLLFGPASTPARKEFMEGKTVRSS; encoded by the coding sequence ATGACCGCCGTGACGATCACTGGGATGGGACTGCTCACGCCCGTCGGACGTGGCGTGCCGGCGGTCTTCGACGCGTTGCTGCACGGCAAGTCGGGGATCTCGCGTCCGCCCGCCGATCACCCGGTCGCGAACTCGGTCGAGCTGGCCGGATTCCTGGGGCCGATCGATCCGGGCACGATCGCGAGCGGCCCCGACGGCAAGGTGATGGACCGCACGGTCATCCTCGCCCAGCTCACTGCCGAGGACGCACTCGCGGACGCCGGGCTGGTCGTCGGCGAGAACGTCGATCCGGAACGGATCGGCATCATCATCGGTGGCGTCGGCGGGATGGCGACGCTCGAGCAACAGGTCATCACCCGCGTCGAACGAGGCCGTGTGTCAGTCAGTCCCTACCTGCTGACCGGGATCCTGCCGAACATGCCGGCCGCCCGGGTCGCGATCCGGTTCGGCCTGCGCGGTTACACCTCTTCAGTCGGTACTGCGTGCGCGTCGGGCGCGCAGGCGATCGCCGATGCGGTCCGGCTGATCCGTTGTGGTGAAGCGGATGTGGTGATCTGCGGTGCGAGCGAGGCGCCGCTGTTCCCGACCTTCGCCGAGACGTTCGGCAACGCCCGCGCACTGGCCCGTGGCTGGGACGACCCGACGCAGGCGAGTAGGCCGTTCGACCTGCGCAGGAACGGTTTCGTGCTGTCCGAAGGGGCGGGCCTGCTGGTGCTGGAGAGCGCCGAGCACGCCATCGCGCGCGGCGCCTCGGGGTACGCCGACGTGGCCGGGTACGGCGTCAACGCCGATGCGCATCACCCGACCGCGCCGCGTCCCGACGGCACCGGAGCCGCCGCTTGTATGCGACGCGCTTTCGCCAGCGGGCGGGTAGTACCGGAGCAGGTCGGCTATGTGAACGCGCACGGGACCAGTACGAAGCTCGGCGATGTCGCCGAGACGGTCGCGATCGGCCTCGCGTTCAACGGATCCGGGCCCGCTGTGAGCTCGACCAAGGCCCTGACCGGTCACATGCTCGGCACCTCCGGAGTGGTCGAGGCCGCCGCGAGCGCGCTGGCCGTGAACACCGGGTTGCTGCCACCGACGTACAACCTCGACGACCCGGATCCGGCCTGCGGGCTGGACCACGTCCGGAAGGAGCCGCGCGAGGTGCGCCTGGAGTACGCGCTGTCGAACTCGTTCGGGTTCGGCGGCCAGAACGTGAGTCTGTTGTTCGGACCGGCGAGCACGCCGGCTCGCAAGGAATTCATGGAGGGAAAGACGGTGAGGTCATCGTGA